In Ovis aries strain OAR_USU_Benz2616 breed Rambouillet chromosome 14, ARS-UI_Ramb_v3.0, whole genome shotgun sequence, a single genomic region encodes these proteins:
- the GFY gene encoding Golgi-associated olfactory signaling regulator — protein sequence MKSFRPILFLLGFLFTWLGSKAAPTVSLPSGSDFLGIDHPSQPSPPASENSSLYGSNPESPGAAYPEPSKTPHAVSPEPSPLAFTEAPSTDFQETPQQEPPKTPKPNSLNTSTPESLDTLQINPSKMIYPEPSETPKADLTELPHTESPEASTPNSSKTAHPAFSETPNPDPTQTPHQESPGISKVNSPEISLAETPETPNSDPTKIFDLKSLETHDSDTPSSKFLQTLHPDPTETPHLASHIGHKPNPTEILQTKFPTTFYQDSTEIPMASDPEISTSLAPETPALFKEEITALNEQSLNPKPEALAANQPTALKLPTSVSPGTVDLKAPQNSSPPPSARIAGPPAPPGPPSQPAPATPRAPQRRSRGERVNTIIVLERVQETGVTLVGRPRGVAGGALCLFLAGIGLLIGIFLLLWCLYRRAARHRPFAHHRLPNDGDEPVIHLDAPKEPYDLYFYAPDAWVPSHIATKQPPPTPPLPPKLPPPPRGGRPQRLEPLSPATLPNNFL from the exons ATGAAATCCTTCAGACCAATCCTCTTCCTTCTCGGCTTCCTCTTCACCTGGCTGGGCTCCAAGGCCGCCCCTACGGTCTCACTGCCTTCGGGCTCCGATTTCTTAGGGATAGAccacccctcccagccctcccctccgGCTTCTGAAAATTCCAGTCTCTATGGATCTAACCCAGAATCCCCAGGGGCTGCTTATCCTGAGCCCTCCAAGACACCTCACGCGGTTTCCCCTGAGCCCTCCCCCCTTGCCTTCACTGAGGCCCCCAGTACTGACTTCCAAGAAACCCCCCAGCAGGAGCCTCCTAAGACCCCCAAACCTAACTCACTCAACACCTCAACACCAGAGTCCCTGGACACCCTCCAAATTAACCCCTCAAAAATGATATATCCAGAACCATCTGAGACCCCCAAAGCTGACCTGACTGAACTTCCACACACAGAATCCCCTGAGGCCTCTACACCTAATTCCTCTAAAACCGCACACCCAGCATTTTCTGAGACCCCAAACCCTGACCCTACCCAAACTCCACACCAAGAATCCCCAGGGATTTCCAAGGTTAA CTCCCCTGAGATATCACTTGCAGAAACCCCTGAGACCCCAAATTCTGACCCCACCAAAATCTTTGACCTCAAATCTCTGGAAACCCATGACTCTGACACACCAAGCTCTAAATTCCTCCAGACCCTCCATCCTGACCCTACTGAAACACCCCACCTGGCATCTCATATAGGCCACAAGCCCAACCCCACCGAGATTCTTCAAACAAAATTCCCCACAACCTTCTACCAAGACTCAACAGAGATCCCCATGGCCTCTGACCCTGAAATCTCCACTAGCCTTGCCCCAGAAACTCCTGCActcttcaaagaagaaattactGCTCTTAATGAGCAATCCCTGAATCCCAAACCAGAAGCACTTGCAGCCAACCAGCCCACCGCCCTTAAATTGCCCACCTCAGTTTCTCCCGGGACAGTTGATCTGAAAGCCCCCCAGAACTCTAGCCCTCCTCCCTCAGCCCGGATTGCAGGGCCCCCTGCTCCTCCAGGGCCCCCCAGTCAGCCGGCCCCAGCCACTCCACGGGCCCCTCAGCGGCGCAGCCGAGGTGAGAGAGTCAACACTATCATCGTGTTGGAGAGAGTGCAGGAGACcg GCGTGACCCTGGTGGGCCGTCCCCGGGGCGTGGCAGGCGGGGCCCTCTGCCTATTCCTCGCCGGGATCGGGCTGCTTATTGGCATTTTCCTGTTGCTGTGGTGTCTCTACCGCCGGGCGGCTCGACACCGGCCCTTCGCACACCACCGGCTCCCGAACGACGGAGATGAACCGG TTATACATTTGGACGCCCCGAAGGAACCCTACGACCTCTACTTTTACGCGCCGGACGCCTGGGTCCCCTCACACATCGCTACCAAGCAGCCACCGCCCACCCCGCCACTGCCCCCCAAGCTGCCTCCGCCGCCCCGCGGGGGCCGCCCCCAGCGCCTAGAACCGCTCTCCCCTGCCACACTTCCAAACAACTTCCTGTGA